In Chelonia mydas isolate rCheMyd1 chromosome 28, rCheMyd1.pri.v2, whole genome shotgun sequence, a single window of DNA contains:
- the LOC119564599 gene encoding zinc finger protein OZF-like isoform X2: protein MQETYENVTSLGFPVSKSDVISQLERGEELWVPDLHGSEKKVLPRAACTDVGMVSENEEEPQQEDAERVEAHGMFSGRSKGNDSGSCARPEKTKACESQQRAEENFSSQSDLITRERMNLEGTRYTCLECGESFKGSSDLLTHQRIHTGEKPYACSVCGKCFKRSSHLIAHKRIHIDEKPYGCPECGKHFKQSSYLIPHRKIHTGDKPYGCRECGKHFIHSTSLISRQRIHTEERPYTCSECGKSFNRSSNLITHQRIHTGDAPYTCSECGERFRYSSALTTHQRIHTGERPYICSECGKSFNESSTLITHQRTHTGETPYMCSECGKSFNRSSVLTTHRRIHTGEKPYGCSECGKRFNRSSYLIIHRRIHTGEKPYGCRECGKHFNQSSALMTHQRIHTGERPYTCSECGKSFNQNSTLIRHQKIHMGVICNKCLD, encoded by the exons atgcaggagacctatgagaatgtgacctcgctgg ggtttccagtttccaaatCTGATGTGATCTCGCAGCTGGAACGAGGGGAGGAGCTGTGGGTCCCAGACCTTCATGGCTCTGAGAAAAAAGTCCTCCCGAGAGCTGCCTGCACAG ATGTTGGGATGGTGAGTGAAAACGAGGAGGAAccccagcaggaagatgctgagcgAGTAGAAGCACATGGGATGTTCTCAGGAAGGTCCAAAGGGAAtgattctgggagctgtgcacgcccagaaaaaacaaaagcctGTGAGAGTCAGCAGAGGGCAGAGGAAAACTTCAGTAGCCAGTCAGACCTTATTACACGTGAGAGAATGAACTTGGAAGGAACACGCTACACATGCCTCgagtgtggggaaagcttcaAAGGGAGCTCTGACCTtctcacacatcagagaatccacacgggtgagaaaccttacgcatgcagtgtgtgtgggaaatGTTTCAAGCGGAGCTCACACCTCATTGCACATAAGAGAATCCACATAGATGAGAAACCTTATGGttgccctgagtgtgggaaacacttCAAGCAGAGCTCATACCTTATTCCACATCGGAAAATCCACACGGGTGATAAACCTTATGGATGCCGTGAGTGTGGGAAGCACTTCATTCATAGTACATCCCTCATCTCAcgtcagagaatccacacagaagagaggccctacacatgctctgagtgtgggaaaagcttcaatcggagCTCAAACCTGAtcacacatcagcgaatccacacgggagacgcaccctacacatgctctgagtgtggggaaCGCTTCCGTTATAGCTCAGCCCTTaccacacatcagagaatccacaccggTGAGAGACCCTACatatgctctgagtgcgggaaaagcttcaatgaGAGCTCTACCCTAATCACACATCAGAGAACGCACACAGGAGAGACCCCCTACatgtgctctgagtgtgggaaaagctttaatcGGAGCTCTGTACTGACCACACATAGAagaatccacacgggtgagaaaccttatgggtgctctgagtgtgggaaacgcttCAATCGGAGCTCATACCTTATCATACATCGGAGAATCCATacgggtgagaaaccttatggatgccGTGAGTGTGGGAAACACTTCAATCAAAGCTCAGCCCTTATgacacatcagcgaatccacacaggagagaggccctacacatgctctgagtgtgggaaaagcttcaatcagaacTCAacccttattagacatcagaaaatccacatggGAGTGATCTGTAACAAATGCCTTGACTAG
- the LOC119564599 gene encoding zinc finger protein OZF-like isoform X1 yields MGQGSDMAAEEPAEGPVTFEEVAVYFTREEGALLDPAQRVLCRDVMQETYENVTSLGFPVSKSDVISQLERGEELWVPDLHGSEKKVLPRAACTGRDLRLDSLCLPSDVGMVSENEEEPQQEDAERVEAHGMFSGRSKGNDSGSCARPEKTKACESQQRAEENFSSQSDLITRERMNLEGTRYTCLECGESFKGSSDLLTHQRIHTGEKPYACSVCGKCFKRSSHLIAHKRIHIDEKPYGCPECGKHFKQSSYLIPHRKIHTGDKPYGCRECGKHFIHSTSLISRQRIHTEERPYTCSECGKSFNRSSNLITHQRIHTGDAPYTCSECGERFRYSSALTTHQRIHTGERPYICSECGKSFNESSTLITHQRTHTGETPYMCSECGKSFNRSSVLTTHRRIHTGEKPYGCSECGKRFNRSSYLIIHRRIHTGEKPYGCRECGKHFNQSSALMTHQRIHTGERPYTCSECGKSFNQNSTLIRHQKIHMGVICNKCLD; encoded by the exons ATGGGACAGGGGAGCGACATGGCCGCAGAGGAGCCAGCTGAG gggccggtgaccttcgaggaggtggctgtgtatttcaccagggaagagggggctctgctggaccccgctcagagagtcCTCTgcagagacgtcatgcaggagacctatgagaatgtgacctcgctgg ggtttccagtttccaaatCTGATGTGATCTCGCAGCTGGAACGAGGGGAGGAGCTGTGGGTCCCAGACCTTCATGGCTCTGAGAAAAAAGTCCTCCCGAGAGCTGCCTGCACAG GCAGAGACTTACgtctggattctctctgtctcccatcaGATGTTGGGATGGTGAGTGAAAACGAGGAGGAAccccagcaggaagatgctgagcgAGTAGAAGCACATGGGATGTTCTCAGGAAGGTCCAAAGGGAAtgattctgggagctgtgcacgcccagaaaaaacaaaagcctGTGAGAGTCAGCAGAGGGCAGAGGAAAACTTCAGTAGCCAGTCAGACCTTATTACACGTGAGAGAATGAACTTGGAAGGAACACGCTACACATGCCTCgagtgtggggaaagcttcaAAGGGAGCTCTGACCTtctcacacatcagagaatccacacgggtgagaaaccttacgcatgcagtgtgtgtgggaaatGTTTCAAGCGGAGCTCACACCTCATTGCACATAAGAGAATCCACATAGATGAGAAACCTTATGGttgccctgagtgtgggaaacacttCAAGCAGAGCTCATACCTTATTCCACATCGGAAAATCCACACGGGTGATAAACCTTATGGATGCCGTGAGTGTGGGAAGCACTTCATTCATAGTACATCCCTCATCTCAcgtcagagaatccacacagaagagaggccctacacatgctctgagtgtgggaaaagcttcaatcggagCTCAAACCTGAtcacacatcagcgaatccacacgggagacgcaccctacacatgctctgagtgtggggaaCGCTTCCGTTATAGCTCAGCCCTTaccacacatcagagaatccacaccggTGAGAGACCCTACatatgctctgagtgcgggaaaagcttcaatgaGAGCTCTACCCTAATCACACATCAGAGAACGCACACAGGAGAGACCCCCTACatgtgctctgagtgtgggaaaagctttaatcGGAGCTCTGTACTGACCACACATAGAagaatccacacgggtgagaaaccttatgggtgctctgagtgtgggaaacgcttCAATCGGAGCTCATACCTTATCATACATCGGAGAATCCATacgggtgagaaaccttatggatgccGTGAGTGTGGGAAACACTTCAATCAAAGCTCAGCCCTTATgacacatcagcgaatccacacaggagagaggccctacacatgctctgagtgtgggaaaagcttcaatcagaacTCAacccttattagacatcagaaaatccacatggGAGTGATCTGTAACAAATGCCTTGACTAG